The following coding sequences are from one Crateriforma spongiae window:
- a CDS encoding matrixin family metalloprotease: MRNVFGYALLMLLFIGGRCPAALTIDIDYTFDTNNFFGAAGSAQREAIEAAAGFFENTISQNFAAITPGGDNSWDAQFFNPATGGLSTVSNATIAADTIRIYVGGRNLGSSTLGQAGRGGWSASGFAPFFDSINRGDSATQFGLWGGSATFNTTSNWNFSVASGPSAGQNDFYSVALHELGHVLGLSATSDAWDDHWIAGTDSIADANPGTDGQFTGPNALAAYNADNGLSEAFIPTVAARLDNPGTAQNEEDLTNRHFARNTMSYIYGTTTLQEIALDPDITVGTRKLFTNVDVAALSDIGWQVTAVPEPSTWFALAMIGGGACYRRRRQRAKQSTEAAADV; this comes from the coding sequence ATGAGAAACGTTTTTGGCTACGCGCTGTTAATGCTATTGTTCATCGGTGGACGATGCCCCGCAGCATTGACCATCGACATCGATTACACGTTTGATACGAACAACTTTTTCGGCGCAGCTGGTTCTGCACAGCGAGAAGCGATTGAGGCAGCAGCCGGTTTTTTCGAGAACACGATCAGCCAGAATTTTGCTGCGATCACGCCGGGGGGCGATAACTCTTGGGATGCACAGTTCTTTAACCCTGCAACGGGCGGATTATCAACTGTCTCCAACGCGACCATTGCCGCGGACACGATTCGGATCTACGTCGGCGGTCGCAATCTGGGTTCGTCGACTCTGGGACAGGCTGGACGTGGTGGATGGTCGGCGTCGGGGTTTGCTCCGTTTTTTGACTCCATCAATCGGGGCGACTCAGCGACTCAATTTGGCCTTTGGGGTGGTTCGGCGACATTCAATACCACATCCAACTGGAACTTCAGCGTTGCGAGTGGCCCCAGTGCTGGGCAAAACGACTTTTACTCAGTCGCGTTACACGAACTCGGGCACGTGCTCGGTTTGTCGGCGACAAGTGATGCGTGGGACGACCATTGGATCGCGGGCACCGACAGCATTGCCGATGCGAACCCAGGCACCGATGGGCAGTTCACGGGCCCCAATGCGCTTGCCGCATACAACGCGGACAACGGATTGTCCGAAGCGTTCATTCCAACGGTTGCCGCAAGGTTGGATAATCCGGGAACAGCGCAGAACGAAGAAGACCTGACCAATCGGCACTTCGCCCGGAACACGATGTCGTACATCTACGGAACGACGACATTACAAGAGATCGCTTTGGATCCAGATATCACAGTTGGCACACGCAAGCTTTTTACGAATGTCGATGTTGCCGCCTTGTCGGACATCGGTTGGCAAGTAACGGCCGTCCCCGAACCGTCGACGTGGTTTGCACTTGCTATGATCGGTGGCGGTGCTTGTTATCGCCGTCGTCGCCAACGTGCCAAGCAATCAACGGAGGCTGCGGCGGACGTTTGA
- a CDS encoding aldehyde dehydrogenase family protein produces the protein MDFFHSGSWQSKNESFDVTHPATGDVVERVPAADVSDVDAAIEHLDRIGRDVMGRMPAHQRAEILHRVSQAIGEQFDSLARTISSECGKTIREARGEVARAAEVMRLSGEEAKRINGEVLPLDAAAGGEHKLGFTLRVPCGVVAAITPFNFPLNLVCHKVGPAIAAGNAVLIKPASDTPLSSLRLVGILIDSGLPASAIACLTGGGGVLGQAICGDDRIRKISFTGSQVVGEAICRSAGLKRVTMELGSNSPLVVLPDADLDAVVAATVASGFANAGQVCISAQRLIVDRSVHDDFLQRLLPAVEAIRLGDPLDEHTDMGPLIRRSEADRVKAWLDEATTAGAHVATGGEQDGAFVRPAVITDASSKMKIVRDELFGPAVAVQAVADVDTAIAAANDTSFGLSAAVFTRDLDAAMRFARNVDSGNIHINGGPMWRSDLMPYGGLKNSGIGKEGPRYTIAEMTETKMIVLHLGD, from the coding sequence ATGGATTTCTTTCACAGTGGATCCTGGCAATCCAAAAACGAATCCTTTGACGTCACCCACCCGGCGACCGGCGATGTGGTCGAACGGGTACCCGCCGCGGACGTGAGTGATGTCGACGCTGCGATTGAACACCTGGACCGAATCGGCCGCGATGTGATGGGCCGCATGCCTGCCCACCAGCGGGCGGAGATTTTGCATAGGGTCAGCCAGGCGATCGGCGAACAGTTCGATTCGCTGGCTCGAACGATCAGCAGCGAATGCGGCAAGACGATCCGTGAGGCTCGTGGCGAAGTCGCGCGTGCGGCCGAGGTGATGCGGCTTAGCGGCGAAGAAGCCAAACGAATCAACGGCGAAGTGTTGCCGTTGGATGCGGCCGCCGGTGGCGAACACAAGCTGGGATTCACCCTGCGTGTTCCCTGTGGCGTCGTGGCTGCGATCACGCCGTTCAACTTTCCGCTGAACCTGGTTTGTCACAAAGTCGGTCCGGCCATCGCCGCCGGGAATGCGGTGTTGATCAAGCCCGCCAGCGACACGCCGCTGTCTTCGCTGAGGCTGGTCGGCATTTTGATCGACAGTGGTTTGCCCGCTTCGGCGATCGCTTGTTTGACCGGTGGTGGTGGAGTCTTGGGCCAAGCCATCTGTGGCGATGACCGGATCCGAAAAATCAGCTTCACGGGCAGCCAAGTTGTCGGCGAAGCAATCTGTCGATCCGCCGGTTTGAAACGCGTGACGATGGAACTGGGCAGCAACAGTCCATTGGTCGTGTTGCCCGACGCCGACTTGGACGCGGTCGTTGCCGCCACCGTCGCATCGGGGTTCGCCAACGCAGGCCAGGTCTGTATTTCCGCCCAGCGTTTGATCGTCGATCGATCGGTGCACGATGATTTTCTGCAGCGGTTGTTGCCCGCGGTCGAGGCGATCCGTCTGGGAGATCCGCTGGACGAACACACCGACATGGGCCCGCTGATTCGGCGCAGCGAAGCCGATCGGGTGAAGGCTTGGCTGGACGAAGCAACGACCGCCGGTGCTCACGTTGCGACCGGCGGCGAACAAGACGGCGCGTTTGTCCGGCCGGCCGTGATCACGGACGCAAGTTCGAAGATGAAAATCGTCCGTGATGAATTGTTCGGACCCGCGGTCGCCGTCCAAGCGGTCGCCGATGTCGACACCGCGATCGCGGCGGCCAATGACACATCCTTCGGTTTGTCCGCGGCTGTGTTTACCCGCGACCTGGACGCGGCGATGCGTTTCGCCCGCAACGTCGACAGCGGCAACATTCACATCAACGGTGGGCCGATGTGGCGATCCGACTTGATGCCTTACGGAGGCCTGAAAAACAGCGGAATCGGCAAAGAGGGCCCACGTTATACGATCGCCGAAATGACGGAAACCAAAATGATCGTTTTGCATTTGGGCGACTGA
- a CDS encoding 5-formyltetrahydrofolate cyclo-ligase translates to MSPTEDLAARKTEIRKAAHAARKAQEDKDTISRQITDRILQLSEYQQAKCVMWYVDVRDEARTRHALPDAIASDKKTVIPFCVDGELELFHLESMEELELGMYKILEPAESLRHVAEKRVDVSELDLILVPGVGFDDRGGRTGHGKGYYDKLLENARADTPLVALAFECQMFDEIPMQDHDIYMDKVITEDRVIEGRGRNG, encoded by the coding sequence GTGAGTCCCACCGAAGATCTGGCCGCCCGCAAGACCGAAATTCGCAAGGCAGCCCACGCGGCTCGCAAAGCCCAGGAAGATAAGGACACCATCAGTCGCCAGATCACTGACCGCATTTTGCAATTGTCTGAATATCAGCAAGCGAAATGCGTGATGTGGTACGTCGATGTCCGCGACGAAGCCCGCACGCGCCACGCATTGCCCGATGCGATTGCCAGCGACAAGAAAACCGTCATCCCGTTCTGTGTCGATGGGGAATTGGAATTGTTCCACCTGGAATCGATGGAAGAACTGGAACTGGGGATGTACAAAATCCTGGAACCGGCCGAGTCGCTGCGGCACGTCGCCGAGAAACGCGTTGATGTCAGCGAATTGGATTTGATCCTGGTACCCGGCGTCGGATTCGATGACCGTGGCGGACGCACCGGCCACGGCAAAGGCTATTACGACAAGTTGCTGGAAAACGCGCGAGCCGATACGCCGCTGGTCGCACTGGCGTTTGAGTGCCAAATGTTCGACGAGATTCCGATGCAGGATCACGACATCTACATGGACAAGGTCATCACCGAAGACCGCGTGATCGAAGGGCGGGGACGCAATGGCTGA
- the fhcD gene encoding formylmethanofuran--tetrahydromethanopterin N-formyltransferase → MADLKQLVEDTYAEGFRSIYGEILITARDEKWLQHALNAVTGHASSTILCDCEAGVAQIISSDQTPDGRIGGVVQFHVPRFRKDRREHLEKVMLARISQNVLTCPTARCFNRLDTEDYFKLGRKVAFFGDRHQFRDQRYGTKGWVIPILGGEFYLTRRFGFRDGVMGGNLWFFGPDEDVALAAAEKAARAADAVPNVITTFPGGVAASGSKAGSSYDFTIASTYAEFCPTLKDKLGEKSKVPDGVGSIMEIIINGRDLDSLKDATRAAIHAAADTDGLIRITAGNYGGRLGKSLIHLHQLLD, encoded by the coding sequence ATGGCTGATCTGAAGCAACTGGTCGAAGACACTTATGCGGAAGGGTTCCGCAGTATCTATGGCGAAATCCTGATCACCGCGCGGGACGAAAAATGGTTGCAGCATGCATTGAATGCCGTCACCGGTCACGCCAGCAGCACGATCTTGTGTGATTGCGAAGCCGGTGTGGCCCAAATCATTTCCAGCGATCAGACCCCCGACGGTCGGATCGGCGGTGTCGTGCAATTTCACGTGCCGCGGTTTCGCAAAGACCGTCGTGAGCATTTGGAAAAAGTCATGCTGGCGCGGATCAGCCAAAACGTGCTGACGTGTCCGACCGCCCGGTGTTTCAATCGACTGGACACCGAAGACTATTTCAAATTGGGACGCAAAGTCGCGTTCTTTGGTGACCGGCATCAGTTCCGCGACCAACGTTATGGAACCAAAGGTTGGGTGATTCCGATCTTGGGCGGCGAGTTTTATTTGACTCGCCGGTTTGGTTTTCGCGACGGCGTGATGGGCGGCAACCTGTGGTTCTTTGGTCCCGATGAAGATGTCGCATTGGCGGCTGCCGAAAAAGCCGCTCGGGCAGCCGATGCCGTGCCCAATGTCATCACCACCTTTCCCGGCGGTGTCGCCGCCAGCGGGTCCAAAGCCGGCAGCAGCTATGATTTCACAATTGCATCGACTTACGCCGAGTTTTGTCCGACGCTGAAAGACAAGCTGGGGGAAAAATCCAAGGTGCCCGACGGTGTGGGCAGCATCATGGAAATCATCATCAATGGTCGTGATCTGGACTCATTGAAAGACGCGACGCGTGCAGCGATTCATGCCGCCGCAGACACGGACGGATTGATACGCATCACCGCCGGCAACTATGGCGGACGTCTGGGCAAATCGTTGATCCATCTACACCAGTTGCTGGATTAA
- a CDS encoding zinc-dependent metalloprotease, with product MSAPASAASLPPFDKVSEDYTEIKVSDQTASKGLFRLWKREKDAQLLGELPKNFSTKRYFIALTVSSGDRYAGLQAGEWVVQWRRYDDRLALIAPNLDIKASGEPEAKSSVKRLFTDRVLLDIPIVAIGPSGGPVIDLDNLLVGSASTFFGSSVRQSSRSRIKSLEKAKVFPENVEIAFEIVGANSRLQTIHYSFSEVPSASSGFRPRKADERVGYFTTSFTDLGKYEDDETVIRFINRWRLQKRDPKLKLSPPKEPIRFYVEHTAPVRYRRWIKAGVDYWNKAFEKVGIVDAIVIEYQDAESKVHMEKDPEDVRYNFIRWLNNDVGTAIGPSRVHPETGEILDADIILTDGWIRHFNFNYHELMPKLAMEGMTAETLAWLGRHPNWDPRVRLAAPENANHLRAKYARQAQQPMAGFKMAQADPSLLGDDEFDGLYGQISQKNGLCMAASSRSLDLALARMDWALTLMADEEAEKEKEKKEKEAAESDKKKQDDNKDKDADENDDDESSDDEDEEADKDDEAVAKKDDDDARSKKADPGELLDGMPEWFVGPLLADLVAHEVGHTLGLRHNFKASSMLTLDEINSKDVKGKRTFASSVMDYAPINYRYEAGETQGDYAMIDIGPYDFWAIEYGYTFEEKELPEILKRCVEPELQYATDEDTSGPDPYARRYDFAKDPLSYCQEQMKLVNLYRGRLLDSFVKDGDSWAKARRGYELTLSLQSRTVSMMANWIGGAFVNRDKKGDPGDRPPVQVVPAKDQREALEYVIETTFRDEAFGLEPKLLERMGVDKWLGGGSRSALSDEATWPIHDRVLGMQASALTMLMNPTTLRRVYDNELRLPPEEDALTLPELLDRISNAVWTELGEECPEDRNDRNPMISSLRRNLQREHLQRLIDLILDSSDDVAAQMPISNLSRMQLRNLSNRIKVTMDKCAGKIDAYTMAHLTESKERIDRALDAGYTYNGGGQQQVPMLMMLMGQQGQPVQPGQQPATTP from the coding sequence ATGTCCGCACCGGCCTCGGCCGCCAGCCTGCCCCCGTTTGATAAGGTTTCGGAAGACTACACCGAAATCAAAGTCTCCGATCAAACGGCCAGCAAAGGCTTGTTCCGTTTGTGGAAGCGGGAGAAAGACGCTCAGCTGCTGGGCGAACTGCCCAAGAACTTCAGCACCAAGCGTTACTTCATCGCATTGACCGTCAGCAGCGGGGATCGATACGCGGGACTACAGGCCGGCGAATGGGTCGTCCAGTGGCGTCGTTACGATGACCGGCTGGCACTGATCGCCCCGAACCTGGACATCAAGGCGTCGGGCGAACCGGAAGCCAAGTCGTCGGTCAAACGACTGTTCACCGACCGAGTCCTGTTGGACATTCCGATCGTCGCGATCGGCCCCAGCGGTGGTCCGGTGATCGATCTGGACAACCTGTTGGTCGGCAGCGCGTCGACGTTCTTTGGATCGTCGGTTCGGCAATCGTCACGGTCGCGGATCAAGTCGTTGGAAAAGGCGAAGGTCTTTCCGGAGAACGTCGAGATCGCATTTGAGATTGTCGGCGCCAACAGCCGTCTGCAAACGATCCACTATTCGTTCAGCGAAGTCCCCTCGGCATCGTCGGGCTTTCGTCCCCGCAAAGCCGACGAACGTGTGGGTTACTTCACGACGTCGTTCACCGACCTGGGCAAATACGAGGACGATGAAACCGTCATTCGCTTCATCAATCGTTGGCGACTGCAAAAGCGGGATCCCAAGCTGAAGCTTAGCCCGCCCAAAGAACCGATCCGCTTTTACGTCGAACACACCGCTCCGGTGCGTTATCGCCGCTGGATCAAAGCCGGCGTCGACTATTGGAACAAGGCATTTGAAAAGGTCGGTATCGTCGATGCGATCGTGATCGAATATCAGGACGCCGAAAGCAAGGTCCACATGGAAAAGGACCCCGAGGACGTTCGATACAACTTCATCCGTTGGCTGAACAATGACGTCGGGACGGCCATCGGTCCGAGCCGCGTGCATCCCGAAACGGGTGAAATCCTGGACGCCGATATCATCCTGACCGACGGCTGGATCCGCCACTTCAATTTCAACTATCACGAATTGATGCCCAAATTGGCGATGGAAGGCATGACGGCGGAAACGCTGGCATGGCTGGGACGTCACCCGAATTGGGATCCGCGTGTCCGCTTGGCCGCTCCCGAAAACGCCAACCACTTGCGTGCCAAGTACGCACGCCAAGCACAACAGCCGATGGCCGGGTTCAAGATGGCACAAGCCGACCCCAGCCTGTTGGGCGACGATGAATTTGATGGGCTGTACGGCCAGATCAGTCAAAAGAACGGTCTGTGCATGGCCGCCAGCAGCCGCAGCCTGGACCTGGCGTTGGCCCGCATGGACTGGGCGCTGACCTTGATGGCGGACGAAGAAGCCGAAAAGGAAAAAGAGAAGAAGGAAAAGGAAGCCGCCGAGTCGGACAAGAAGAAACAGGACGACAATAAAGACAAGGATGCCGACGAGAACGACGACGACGAATCGTCCGATGACGAAGACGAAGAAGCCGACAAAGATGACGAAGCGGTCGCCAAAAAAGATGATGACGACGCGAGGTCCAAAAAGGCGGATCCCGGTGAATTGCTGGACGGCATGCCTGAATGGTTCGTCGGTCCGCTGCTGGCCGACTTGGTCGCCCACGAGGTCGGACACACACTGGGCCTGCGGCACAACTTCAAAGCCAGTTCGATGTTGACGCTGGACGAAATCAACAGCAAAGACGTCAAAGGCAAACGCACCTTCGCAAGCTCGGTGATGGATTACGCTCCGATCAACTATCGCTACGAGGCCGGCGAAACACAGGGCGATTACGCGATGATCGACATTGGTCCGTATGATTTCTGGGCCATCGAGTACGGTTACACCTTTGAAGAAAAGGAACTGCCGGAAATCCTGAAACGCTGCGTCGAACCGGAACTGCAATACGCAACCGACGAAGACACCAGCGGACCGGATCCGTATGCACGTCGATATGACTTTGCCAAAGATCCGCTGTCGTATTGTCAGGAACAGATGAAGCTGGTGAATCTGTATCGTGGCCGTCTGCTGGATTCGTTCGTCAAAGACGGCGACAGTTGGGCCAAGGCGCGACGCGGTTATGAATTGACGCTGTCATTGCAATCCCGAACGGTCAGCATGATGGCCAACTGGATCGGCGGTGCGTTCGTCAATCGCGACAAGAAGGGTGACCCCGGTGACCGACCGCCTGTCCAAGTGGTGCCCGCCAAGGACCAGCGTGAAGCCCTGGAATACGTGATTGAAACCACGTTCCGTGACGAAGCTTTTGGCCTGGAACCCAAACTGCTGGAACGCATGGGCGTGGACAAATGGCTGGGCGGCGGATCCCGTTCGGCTTTGTCCGACGAAGCGACTTGGCCGATCCATGACCGGGTGCTTGGGATGCAAGCGTCAGCGTTGACGATGTTGATGAATCCGACCACGCTGCGTCGTGTGTACGACAACGAATTGCGTCTGCCGCCGGAGGAGGATGCGTTGACGTTGCCAGAATTGCTGGACCGTATCAGCAATGCGGTGTGGACCGAGTTGGGCGAAGAATGCCCGGAGGATCGCAACGATCGCAATCCGATGATCAGTTCGCTGCGACGCAACTTGCAACGCGAACACCTGCAACGCTTGATCGATTTGATCCTGGACAGCAGCGATGACGTGGCCGCACAAATGCCGATCAGCAACCTGTCCCGCATGCAACTTCGGAACCTGAGCAATCGCATCAAGGTGACGATGGACAAGTGTGCCGGAAAGATCGACGCTTATACGATGGCTCACCTGACGGAATCCAAGGAACGGATCGATCGTGCTTTGGACGCAGGCTACACCTACAACGGTGGCGGGCAACAACAGGTGCCAATGCTGATGATGTTGATGGGCCAACAAGGTCAGCCGGTCCAACCCGGCCAGCAGCCTGCGACGACGCCGTAG
- a CDS encoding Hsp20/alpha crystallin family protein, whose translation MTRRPGFAVPDSLASASRDLNDLFDRLFDAPLRVSGSQAWFAPTSVWEDDGNFTVELDLPGIAPDDLDVTVDDGKLTVTAKRTDAEDRKYLHQERRFGELTRSITLPESVDPESIEAEYVHGVLRVTLTKRPEVQPRKIEIKVG comes from the coding sequence ATGACTCGGCGCCCCGGCTTTGCGGTCCCCGATTCGCTCGCTTCGGCGTCACGCGATTTGAATGATTTGTTTGACCGTCTGTTTGATGCTCCGTTGCGTGTCAGCGGATCGCAAGCTTGGTTCGCGCCAACGTCGGTTTGGGAGGACGATGGCAACTTCACCGTCGAATTGGACCTACCCGGCATCGCACCGGATGATTTGGATGTGACGGTCGATGACGGCAAGTTGACCGTGACGGCGAAGCGGACCGACGCGGAAGACCGCAAGTATCTGCACCAAGAACGCCGGTTCGGCGAATTGACCCGCAGCATCACGCTGCCGGAATCGGTCGATCCGGAATCGATCGAGGCCGAGTACGTCCACGGCGTGCTGCGTGTGACCCTGACCAAGCGTCCGGAAGTCCAGCCGCGGAAGATCGAAATCAAAGTCGGCTGA
- a CDS encoding thioredoxin family protein, whose translation MSNVVFFHAGCPVCVAAEQTVADALRDDVEKVHLGIQKNRLKEAEAAGVRSVPALVIDGQPFHINHGADLADLK comes from the coding sequence ATGTCCAACGTTGTCTTCTTTCATGCCGGATGTCCCGTTTGTGTGGCCGCCGAACAGACCGTCGCCGATGCCTTGCGAGACGATGTCGAAAAGGTTCACCTGGGGATTCAGAAAAATCGCCTGAAGGAAGCCGAAGCGGCGGGCGTTCGGTCGGTGCCGGCATTGGTCATCGACGGCCAGCCGTTTCACATCAATCACGGCGCGGACCTGGCCGACCTAAAATAG